The stretch of DNA GTTTTTTGGTGATATTTTATCAGTTGACACGACTTATCGAACCAATCGGTACAATTTGATATGTGCTCCTTTCGTTGGAATTAATCAGCACAGACAAAATGTTCTGTTTGGCTTGGCATTTATGTCAGATGAAACTGAGAGTTCATTTGAATGGTTGTTCAAAACTTTTCTTGATTCTATGAATGGGAAACAACCTGAAACAATATTTACAGATCAATGCCAAGCAATGATGAATGCCATTGAAACAATTTTTCCACATTCACACCATCGGTTATGTCAATGGCACATAAATCAAAATGCTCCATCACACTTAGGTAGTTTGAATGGTGATTCTAGTTTTAAAAGATTGTGGAAtaaatgcatgactcaatgtgAATCTGAAGAAGAATTTGAATCCACATGGAGTATTATGATTGATAAATACAATCTCAGTGGCCACAAATGGTTAAATGGTATGTACACATTGAGATACAAATGGACTACTGCGTTTAGCAATAACAAGTTTAGTGCAGGGCTATTGGCCACTTCTAGAAGCGAGGTGACAAATGCTGTGTTGAAGAGATCAAGTAACAGTGCAATTTCATTGTATGATTTTGTGGTTAATTACGAAAAAATCCAGCAAAGTTGGCGAGAGAAAGAGAAGGCCGAAGATACGCGTTGTCATCACAAGAACGCCCCGACAATGTTGAAAAACAATCCAATGTTGAATTCTGCAGCTGATGTTTATACACTCACCGTGTACAAGCTATTCGAGTTAGAGTTTATTAAATCTTTGAATATGCGGTTTATTGAGATGCCTTTGGATTTCAGTGCGGTTATCCTCTATTTCAAAGTCAAATCTCATGATGAGAACTCAAGGGTCCGGCACGTGCTATTTAATAAGGAGAGTACTGAAGTAAAATGCAGTTGTTAGAAATTCGAGTCAATGGgaatattgtgcaaacacatTTTGATGGTCTTCAATTTTATGAATGTGAATTATATTCCCAAACCCTACTTGAAGAAGCGCTGGATGAAAATTGCAAAAAATAGAGTTTTGGTAGATGATTTTTGTCAGGAAGAAAGTGGAAGTGGCCATGAATCTGAGATGGTTTTTGTAAACCAACTTATGAGATCGACTTATAATCTTACCATGCGATGTAAATCTAATGGAGATGCAAGAAAGAAATTGACAGAAATTGTTGAAGGTGCGAGAGAACAAATAGATGAGTTCTTCGAAAAACTTAAGTTGGATGACAACGGGATTCAAGAAGAAAACAT from Primulina eburnea isolate SZY01 chromosome 6, ASM2296580v1, whole genome shotgun sequence encodes:
- the LOC140835464 gene encoding protein FAR1-RELATED SEQUENCE 5-like, yielding MNFFLRDYRCEVDYEFFGDILSVDTTYRTNRYNLICAPFVGINQHRQNVLFGLAFMSDETESSFEWLFKTFLDSMNGKQPETIFTDQCQAMMNAIETIFPHSHHRLCQWHINQNAPSHLGSLNGDSSFKRLWNKCMTQCESEEEFESTWSIMIDKYNLSGHKWLNGMYTLRYKWTTAFSNNKFSAGLLATSRSEVTNAVLKRSSNSAISLYDFVVNYEKIQQSWREKEKAEDTRCHHKNAPTMLKNNPMLNSAADVYTLTVYKLFELEFIKSLNMRFIEMPLDFSAVILYFKVKSHDENSRVRHVLFNKESTEVKCSC